A part of Streptomyces sp. NBC_00557 genomic DNA contains:
- a CDS encoding pilus assembly protein TadG-related protein has protein sequence MNPPHRDAGQAFPIYITVVAGLLFLALAYLAVGQASVNRSGAQTAADAAALAAAQNERDQLTAQWVKVLADPTKWQDIFEGRVTFDDPCGRAGRLAAQNDAALSDCFAPGLLKWRVDVRTNKSVGRSVVPGSENYRSKASATAEIEPLCNPPDAGGGGDAPLQLTCRDKVWHLEPDDTTGLPKPEDLFDVHLAD, from the coding sequence CTGAATCCTCCACACCGCGACGCAGGGCAGGCCTTCCCCATCTACATCACGGTGGTGGCGGGCCTGCTCTTTCTCGCGTTGGCCTACCTTGCGGTCGGCCAGGCGTCAGTGAACCGGAGCGGCGCACAGACGGCGGCCGACGCGGCGGCGCTCGCGGCGGCGCAGAACGAGCGCGACCAACTCACGGCCCAGTGGGTGAAGGTGCTCGCCGACCCCACCAAGTGGCAGGACATCTTCGAGGGCCGCGTGACGTTCGACGACCCCTGTGGGCGTGCGGGCCGACTCGCCGCGCAGAACGATGCCGCGCTGAGTGACTGCTTTGCGCCGGGGCTGCTGAAGTGGCGTGTCGACGTGCGGACCAACAAGTCCGTCGGGCGGTCCGTCGTACCGGGCTCGGAGAACTACAGGTCGAAGGCCTCCGCCACGGCCGAGATCGAGCCTCTCTGCAACCCTCCCGACGCGGGTGGCGGCGGCGACGCCCCGCTCCAACTCACCTGCAGGGACAAGGTCTGGCACCTCGAGCCGGATGACACGACGGGGCTGCCGAAGCCCGAAGACCTCTTCGACGTCCACCTGGCCGACTGA
- a CDS encoding OmpA family protein yields the protein MTTPRLALTLTAAALLLTVTPARADDTDPSQPPDTAPSAAAPVKIDPKDPDLKLPEGATLAAPKVLDIKSVVEDQSGDERREDTNADVTFALQAEVLFSKDSAKLGDEARSRIATIAEEIKKQNATQVRVFGFTDNLGSAAHGDVLSRQRANAVQAVLDQDLNAPDITFEVRGYGEQYPIADNSTEEGRRKNRRVEVSFPRTQG from the coding sequence GTGACCACGCCCCGCCTCGCTCTCACCCTCACCGCCGCCGCCCTCCTCCTCACCGTCACCCCCGCCCGGGCCGACGACACCGACCCCAGCCAGCCCCCGGACACGGCGCCCTCCGCCGCGGCCCCGGTGAAGATCGATCCCAAGGACCCCGACCTGAAGCTCCCCGAGGGCGCCACGCTGGCCGCGCCGAAGGTGCTGGACATCAAGTCGGTCGTGGAGGACCAGAGCGGCGACGAACGCCGGGAGGACACCAACGCCGACGTGACCTTCGCACTCCAGGCGGAAGTCCTCTTCAGCAAGGACAGCGCCAAGCTCGGCGACGAGGCCAGGTCCCGCATCGCCACGATCGCCGAGGAGATCAAGAAGCAGAACGCGACGCAGGTCCGCGTCTTCGGCTTCACCGACAACCTCGGCTCCGCCGCCCACGGCGACGTCCTGTCCAGGCAGCGCGCCAACGCCGTACAGGCGGTCCTCGACCAGGACCTGAACGCCCCGGACATCACCTTCGAGGTCCGCGGTTACGGCGAGCAGTACCCCATCGCCGACAACTCCACGGAGGAGGGTCGCCGGAAGAACCGCCGCGTGGAGGTGTCGTTCCCGCGCACGCAGGGATGA
- the mycP gene encoding type VII secretion-associated serine protease mycosin: MSAAAGALLASIAVTPALADTVRERQWYLDAMHADEMWKTSTGKGITVAVIDTGVQADIPDLRGQIVPGKNYSRYPGNERTDYDGHGTTMAVLIAGTGARGPATGSYGLAPGAKIMPIRIPDFIEQSRADGNPDDFPAYMAKAIRFAADSDAQIISISQGSTANSKELTDAVAYALSKGKLIFAGVGNYGDGLNEVNYPAATPGAVGVGAIDKNVKATKESEHGPQVDLVAPGQDIIAACLGGTELCNSHGTSDATALASASAALIWSKHPNWTNNQVLRVMLNTASKPTSGKARTDFLGYGAVRPRIALTQPGDPGPADVYPLPDFKQAASKTPDGSATTSTKGDSSPAPAASASKSGGSALPWILGGTGVVVVAGGAVAAGAVRRRRRAATPAPAHGTVPPAPGQTPWYGDSNYGGRF, translated from the coding sequence GTGTCCGCAGCCGCGGGGGCCTTGCTGGCGAGCATTGCTGTTACTCCTGCGCTCGCGGACACCGTCCGCGAGCGGCAGTGGTACCTCGATGCCATGCATGCCGATGAGATGTGGAAGACCAGCACAGGCAAGGGCATCACGGTCGCGGTGATCGACACCGGGGTCCAGGCTGACATCCCTGACCTGCGGGGCCAGATCGTGCCCGGCAAGAACTATTCCAGGTATCCCGGGAACGAACGCACTGACTACGACGGCCACGGCACCACCATGGCCGTCCTGATTGCGGGGACTGGCGCCCGTGGCCCCGCCACCGGATCCTATGGCCTGGCCCCAGGGGCGAAGATCATGCCGATCCGCATCCCGGACTTCATCGAGCAAAGCCGCGCCGACGGTAACCCGGACGATTTCCCCGCCTACATGGCCAAGGCCATCCGGTTCGCGGCCGATTCAGATGCTCAGATCATCAGCATCTCCCAGGGAAGCACCGCGAACTCCAAGGAACTGACGGACGCCGTCGCCTATGCACTGTCCAAGGGAAAGCTGATCTTCGCTGGTGTGGGCAACTATGGCGATGGGCTCAACGAGGTGAACTATCCGGCGGCTACTCCTGGTGCGGTGGGCGTCGGAGCGATCGACAAAAACGTCAAGGCGACGAAGGAGTCCGAGCACGGACCTCAGGTCGATCTGGTCGCGCCGGGCCAGGACATCATCGCAGCCTGCCTCGGCGGTACGGAACTCTGCAATTCACACGGCACCAGCGACGCCACCGCCCTCGCCTCCGCCTCCGCCGCCCTCATCTGGTCCAAGCACCCCAACTGGACCAACAACCAGGTCCTGCGCGTCATGCTCAACACGGCGAGCAAGCCGACAAGCGGCAAGGCGCGCACCGACTTCCTCGGCTACGGCGCCGTCCGCCCCCGCATCGCGCTGACCCAGCCCGGTGACCCCGGTCCGGCCGACGTCTACCCGCTGCCTGACTTCAAGCAAGCGGCATCCAAGACACCCGATGGGTCGGCCACGACATCCACCAAGGGCGACAGCAGCCCGGCGCCGGCAGCATCCGCATCCAAGAGCGGCGGCTCCGCACTGCCATGGATCCTGGGCGGCACCGGAGTTGTCGTGGTTGCCGGTGGGGCCGTCGCCGCCGGGGCGGTACGCAGGCGCCGACGTGCAGCGACGCCTGCCCCGGCACACGGAACCGTGCCGCCGGCGCCGGGGCAGACCCCGTGGTACGGAGACAGCAACTACGGGGGAAGGTTCTGA
- a CDS encoding Flp family type IVb pilin, which translates to MSNWFNTTVAYLQARVARSDKGQTAVEYLGIIAVVVAIVLAITGTSIGQSIYDAITNKIAEVTGG; encoded by the coding sequence ATGAGCAACTGGTTCAACACCACCGTCGCGTATCTGCAGGCCCGCGTCGCCCGCAGCGACAAGGGGCAGACCGCGGTGGAGTACCTCGGCATCATCGCGGTGGTGGTGGCGATCGTGTTGGCGATCACGGGCACGAGCATCGGACAGTCGATCTACGACGCGATCACGAACAAGATCGCCGAGGTCACCGGCGGCTGA
- a CDS encoding Arc family DNA-binding protein → MADVMIRVPAEVRDQLAAVAEARGTSLRALMREIATQTLTPEQIKARADRTRALLAERFGHDVTDEESAEMRRKMREATAAHRAALAEAESSR, encoded by the coding sequence ATGGCCGATGTCATGATCCGTGTCCCCGCCGAAGTCCGTGACCAGCTCGCCGCCGTGGCGGAGGCACGGGGCACCAGTCTGCGTGCCCTCATGCGGGAAATAGCAACTCAGACACTGACTCCTGAGCAGATCAAGGCACGGGCCGATCGCACCCGCGCCCTGCTCGCCGAGCGGTTCGGGCATGACGTGACGGATGAGGAATCCGCCGAGATGCGGCGCAAAATGCGGGAAGCCACCGCTGCTCACCGGGCCGCACTCGCGGAGGCGGAGTCGTCCCGTTGA
- a CDS encoding DUF192 domain-containing protein has product MARWRDGRGRLVVHGSGGGAAVSVPLEIATSYRARTKGLLGRDSIEGALLLSPANAVHTFRMRIPIDVAYLDRTLTVIAVHTMKPNRLGLPRLRSRHVLEAEAGVMAGWGLGEGVRVTVVTD; this is encoded by the coding sequence ATGGCGCGGTGGCGGGACGGGCGGGGCCGGCTGGTCGTGCACGGCAGCGGGGGCGGGGCCGCGGTCTCCGTCCCCCTGGAGATCGCGACCTCCTACCGGGCCCGCACGAAAGGGCTGTTGGGCCGCGACTCGATCGAGGGCGCCCTGCTCCTGTCCCCCGCCAACGCGGTACACACCTTCCGCATGCGCATCCCCATCGACGTCGCCTACCTCGACCGCACCCTCACCGTCATCGCCGTCCACACGATGAAACCGAACCGCCTGGGCCTGCCCCGCCTGCGGTCCCGGCATGTACTGGAGGCGGAGGCGGGGGTTATGGCGGGGTGGGGGCTGGGGGAGGGCGTTCGCGTCACTGTGGTGACTGATTGA
- a CDS encoding alpha/beta hydrolase, with product MSTWQHLRDLKLSQYRDAAGGWGKVSHRADAARLRTDREMTIPVRSTQKGETATRAAGELDRLSRNYQYIHSECGLIRTTLESLAADLEGPQRKLKQALEDAEALKFTVNGDGSVTYPPPVSKDGTLAPVPPGTHPPGKSSAEPLMPLAPGAGGGTARAGASVPCLPGDGEGGGNPNKAMAEDVAERIAGAVREASEIDARYASVLRKLKAPAGLDVTDDMLIDAAEDMRTVRKTVAGHLDERKIPRGKSPAENRKWWDSLTDEQRDEYATLFPATVGALDGLPSEVRDTSNRIVLAETRAQLTQEYERLGPEPPQYVQGGDTPAAVVNPAWQQWQRAGGARVRDMLKGMNDIQARLDASGVPGPNGKPGLPQAYLLSFDTKGLGHAVIANGNPDTADNTAVYVPGTGARLANAGGDIKRMTDTWQEAHAQAPDKTTSTITWIGYDAPQNILTDSPSPSYAHDSAPKLNTFLEGLQTARSGSHVCTSSSHTTVIAHSYGTTVVGAATKEHHIAAHDIVVAGSPGMLVGDASDLGVGSDHLWSEAARDDPVPYIGRQFLGGEKWGVQHYHGVPYNAGYITTIPSDEAFGGHRMDVDTSGHSGYWDEGSMSLKNQARVVVGQYDLVKEEK from the coding sequence GTGTCCACATGGCAGCACCTTCGTGACCTGAAGCTGTCCCAGTACCGCGACGCCGCCGGCGGCTGGGGCAAGGTGAGTCACCGCGCGGACGCCGCCCGGCTCCGCACCGACCGGGAGATGACGATTCCGGTCCGTTCCACCCAGAAGGGGGAGACGGCCACCCGGGCAGCCGGCGAACTGGACCGCCTCAGCCGTAACTACCAGTACATCCACAGCGAGTGCGGGCTGATCCGGACGACGCTGGAGTCCCTCGCCGCTGACCTGGAAGGACCTCAGCGCAAGCTGAAGCAGGCCCTGGAAGACGCCGAGGCGCTCAAGTTCACGGTGAACGGCGACGGTTCGGTGACATACCCGCCACCTGTCTCGAAAGACGGCACCCTGGCACCGGTCCCTCCCGGGACGCACCCTCCAGGAAAGTCGTCGGCAGAACCTCTCATGCCGTTGGCGCCGGGCGCGGGCGGTGGTACGGCGCGAGCGGGCGCGTCCGTCCCCTGTCTGCCGGGCGACGGCGAAGGCGGCGGCAATCCGAACAAGGCCATGGCCGAGGACGTCGCCGAACGCATCGCCGGCGCGGTGCGAGAGGCGAGCGAGATCGACGCGCGCTATGCGTCCGTGCTCCGCAAGCTCAAAGCCCCGGCCGGGCTGGACGTCACCGACGACATGCTGATCGACGCGGCCGAGGACATGCGGACCGTGCGGAAGACCGTCGCCGGTCACCTCGACGAGAGGAAGATCCCCCGCGGAAAGTCTCCCGCCGAGAACAGGAAGTGGTGGGACAGCCTCACCGACGAGCAGCGCGACGAGTACGCGACCCTCTTTCCCGCCACTGTCGGCGCGCTCGACGGCCTGCCGTCCGAGGTGCGCGACACCTCCAACCGCATCGTGCTGGCTGAAACCCGGGCACAGCTCACGCAGGAGTACGAGCGACTCGGCCCCGAGCCACCGCAGTACGTCCAGGGCGGCGACACTCCCGCCGCCGTCGTCAACCCGGCCTGGCAGCAGTGGCAGAGAGCCGGCGGCGCGCGGGTGCGGGACATGCTCAAGGGCATGAACGACATCCAGGCCCGGCTGGACGCGAGCGGCGTACCCGGCCCGAACGGCAAGCCCGGCCTACCGCAGGCGTACCTCCTGAGCTTCGACACCAAGGGCCTCGGACACGCGGTCATCGCCAACGGCAACCCGGACACGGCGGACAACACGGCCGTGTACGTGCCGGGGACAGGCGCGCGGCTGGCGAATGCCGGCGGTGACATCAAGCGGATGACGGACACCTGGCAGGAGGCCCACGCGCAGGCCCCCGACAAGACGACATCCACCATCACCTGGATCGGCTACGACGCCCCGCAGAACATCCTCACCGATTCCCCTTCACCGAGCTACGCCCACGACTCGGCGCCCAAACTCAACACCTTCCTGGAGGGACTGCAGACCGCCCGCAGCGGCTCGCACGTCTGCACGTCGTCGAGCCATACGACGGTCATCGCCCACAGCTACGGCACCACCGTCGTCGGTGCGGCCACCAAGGAACACCACATCGCCGCCCACGACATCGTGGTCGCCGGCAGCCCGGGCATGCTGGTGGGCGACGCGAGCGATCTGGGCGTAGGCAGCGACCACCTCTGGTCCGAGGCAGCCCGCGACGACCCGGTGCCCTACATCGGCCGCCAGTTCCTGGGCGGGGAGAAGTGGGGCGTGCAGCACTACCACGGGGTTCCCTACAACGCCGGTTACATCACCACGATTCCGTCCGACGAGGCGTTTGGGGGACACCGGATGGATGTGGATACGAGCGGGCACAGCGGTTACTGGGATGAGGGGTCGATGTCCTTGAAGAATCAGGCGCGGGTAGTCGTAGGTCAGTACGACCTAGTTAAGGAAGAAAAGTGA